The following DNA comes from uncultured Campylobacter sp..
TAGCCGGAGCTTGAGTGCTGACCTCGCGCTTACTAGCTTCATCTAAAATTCCCGGTCTAGCTTCCATAGTGCTATTATCCGGTAACTTTATCGACGGATTTACCGATAAAATTCTTTTCATGCAGCCGGTATCGCCTCCGCAGCTAGCATCTGCTGCGTATGCGCTATCCCACTGCGCTTTAGATATACGAGACATAAAAGCTTTAGCGTTATATACGAGCTCCTCTTTGATCGCAAGGGCATTTAGCTCGGTCGTCTGCGCGACGATACGCGGGATCGCCATCGTCGTGATCGCCAAAATCACGATAGTAAAGATCAGCTCGATTAGAGTAAAACCTTTTTTCATCTTACATCCTTTCTTTAAAATTTTGAAATTACGGAAACGCAAACTTACTCTGCGTTATCGGCGCTAATTATACTATTGTTAAACTTAAATTTAGAATTTATCGCGTAAATTTTTTCGGTTTACAAAAATTTTTAAGCCCAAACGCACAAAATTTTTAAAGAAATTCCATTTTTAAATTTGGACGCGGAATTTAAGCTTGCATTTACTCAAAGACTATAAAATTACGAGCTAAATAAATTCCAAGGATTTTTTATGACAAATCTAAGTAAAATTCTATCCGCTCTCCTATTTATCGCGTTTATCGGCGGTTGCAGCGGCAAGGGCGACGGCGAGATTTTTAATCTAAGCCCTGAGGCATGGTATTCTAAAATTTTAGAAGATATCAATAACGCCAGCATGGAGGATGCCGAGAAGCATTACACTAGCTTTTCTAGCGAACACATCGCTTCGCCGCTGCTTGAGGAGATGACACTCATTATGGCGTGGGCTTTTGTGGAGGATGAAAACTACGAGAAAGCAAACAAATACCTAGACGAATACATCCGCCTCTACGGCACGACGCAAAAGATCGAATACGCGAGATTTCTAAAGATCAGAGCAAATTTCGACTCCTTTAGCCGCCCAAATCGCAACCAAAAGCTAATGCTAAACAGCATCGACGAAATTCGAAAATTTATAGCTGAATATCCGCAGAGCGAGTATCGTCCACTACTTGAGACGATGCTAACAAAGCTACGCCTTGCCGAGCATCAGCTAAATATCGACATAAAAGACCTTTACCAGCGCACCGACCGCGAAAGTTCTGCCAAAATTTACGAGCAGCGCATCGAAGAATCCCCGCTAAACGGCACCGACGTAATCAAACCGCGCTCGCCTTGGTATCGCGCGATTTTTGAGTAGGAGGAGCGATGCAACTGATGCAAAATACAACCTTCCCTAGCGATCTGCCTATCATCGTCGAGGACGAGCTATTTTTATATCCGTTTATGATAGCGCCCCTTTTCATCGGCGACGAGCATAACAAAAAGGCTCTCGATCTAGCCGCCAAAAACGAATCTATGATAATGGTCGTAAGCTCAAAGTCGGAATTTAGCGGCGATAGAAGCTTCGGCGGTATCTATAACGCAGGCGTCGTGGGCTCTGTGATGAGAACCGTGCCGCTTCCCGACGGTCGGGTTAAAATTTTATTTCAAGGCGCACTAAAAGGTAAAATCGTAAAAGAAATTTCGCAAGATCCGCTAATCGCCACCGTAGATATCATCCATGACGAGCGCGGCAATGACCAAAAATTAGACGCGCTTGTAAGCGTGCTGAAAGAAAAAACTAAGACGCTTAGCACGCTCACGCATTTTTTCCCGAACGATCTGCTAAAAACCATCGACGACGGCACCGACGCCGCGCGCGTCTGCGATCTGATTTTAAGCGCACTGCGGCTAAAAAAGCAGGTAGCCTACTCGTTTTTTACCGAGAGCAACTTGCAAAAGCGCCTTTTCAACCTCATCAACTACATCTCCGACGAGATCGAAGCGCAGAGGCTCGAAAAGGAGATCAAAAGCAAGGTTCATTCCAAGATCGATAAGACAAACAAAGAGTATTTTTTAAAAGAGCAGCTCAAACAGATCCAAAAGGAGCTAGGCGGCGACGCCGATCGCGATGTCGAGATCGAGGAGTACCGCAAAAAGCTGGAAGCCAAAAAGCCCTATTTGGGCGAGGATGCCTACAAAGAGATCAAAAAGCAGATCGATAAATTTGCCCGCCTCCATCCGGACAGCGCCGATGCGGGGCTAGTGCAGAGCTATCTGGACTGGGTTTTGGAGGTACCTTTTGAAAAGACCGCCAAGCATAAGATGTCCATCGAGGGCGTCACCGCGCAGCTAAACAAAGACCATCACTCCCTGAAAAAGCCCAAGGCGCGTATCGAGGAGTATTTCGCGCTAAAGCAGCTTTTAGAGCTTCGCGGCACAAGCGGCAAGAAGAGCAAAGAGGACGGTAAAAACGGCGGCGCGATCTTGTGCTTCTACGGCCCTCCCGGCGTAGGCAAGACGAGCCTTGCAAACTCCATTGCGACCGCGCTTAAGCGCAAACTCATCCGCATCGCTTTGGGCGGGCTTGAGGACGTAAACGAGCTGCGCGGACACCGCCGCACCTACATCGGCGCAATGCCGGGCCGTATCGTGCAAGGCCTCATCGAGGCAAATCAGATGAACCCCGTCATCGTGCTTGATGAGATCGATAAAATTTCAAGCTCATACAAGGGCGATCCGACGGCGGTTCTGCTTGAAATTTTAGACCCCGAGCAAAACTCGAGCTTTAGGGATTACTATCTAAATTTCAACATCGATCTTAGCAAGATCATCTTTATCGCCACGGCGAACGACGTATCTCTCATACCTGCGCCGCTGCGCGATAGGATGGAGTTTATCGAGCTTAGCTCATACACGCCGCAGGAGAAATTTCAGATCGCTAAGGACTATCTGATCCCTCAGGAGCTGCAGCGCCATGGCTTAAAATCCGCCGACGTAGCGATCAACCCCGCCGCCCTTTCCGAGATCATCGAAGAGTACACGCGCGAAAGCGGCGTGCGAAACCTGCGCCGCCAGATCGCTGCGATCTTCCGCAAGGTCGCGGTTAAAATTTTAAAGGACAAAGAGTTTAAAAAAATCGTCGTTACGACGAAAAATTTAAGCGAATTTCTAAATAAAAAGGTTTTCGAGATCGACGAGGTCGAAAAATGCGATCAAATCGGCATCGTAAACGGGCTTGCGTGGACTGCGGTAGGCGGCGACGTGCTCAAGATCGAAGCGGTCAAGATCAAAGGCAAGGGCGCGATGACGATCACGGGCCAGCTCGGCGACGTGATGAAAGAATCCGCGCAGATCGCCTTTAGCGTCGTAAAGGTGCTGATCGACGAGGGCAAGCTACAAGCGGGGCAAGACGCGGACAGGGGCGCGGCAAAAGCCTCACGCGGCGGCAAAAACTCCGCATTGCGCGCAAATAGCGGCGCATCTAAAAGTCCTGCGGCAGCGCAAAATTTAGGCGCAGAGGGAAATTCTGAAAGCTCGGAGCAGATTTATAATAAATTCGACCTTCACATCCACGTGCCCGAGGGTGCGACGCCGAAGGACGGACCGAGCGCGGGCATCACGATGAGCACGGCGATCGCGTCGATTTTAAGCGAGCGCAAAGTGCGCGCGGATCTTGCGATGACGGGCGAGATCACGCTAAGCGGCAAGGTGCTGCCGATTGGCGGACTCAAAGAGAAACTCATCGCCGCGCACAAAGCCAAAATCGCCGAGGTTTTGATCCCGCGCAAAAACTATGAGCGCGACCTGGCGGAGATCCCTGACGAGGTCAAAAACGATCTGAAAATAACGCCGGTAGAGCGGATCGAAGAGGTGCTGAAGCTGGCGCTAGTCTAAATTTAAAGCGCCGTTTTAAATTTAGCCGCTTTAGCCGCGCGCTTCGGCGGAATTTTAAAATATTTGT
Coding sequences within:
- the bamD gene encoding outer membrane protein assembly factor BamD produces the protein MTNLSKILSALLFIAFIGGCSGKGDGEIFNLSPEAWYSKILEDINNASMEDAEKHYTSFSSEHIASPLLEEMTLIMAWAFVEDENYEKANKYLDEYIRLYGTTQKIEYARFLKIRANFDSFSRPNRNQKLMLNSIDEIRKFIAEYPQSEYRPLLETMLTKLRLAEHQLNIDIKDLYQRTDRESSAKIYEQRIEESPLNGTDVIKPRSPWYRAIFE
- the lon gene encoding endopeptidase La, which gives rise to MQLMQNTTFPSDLPIIVEDELFLYPFMIAPLFIGDEHNKKALDLAAKNESMIMVVSSKSEFSGDRSFGGIYNAGVVGSVMRTVPLPDGRVKILFQGALKGKIVKEISQDPLIATVDIIHDERGNDQKLDALVSVLKEKTKTLSTLTHFFPNDLLKTIDDGTDAARVCDLILSALRLKKQVAYSFFTESNLQKRLFNLINYISDEIEAQRLEKEIKSKVHSKIDKTNKEYFLKEQLKQIQKELGGDADRDVEIEEYRKKLEAKKPYLGEDAYKEIKKQIDKFARLHPDSADAGLVQSYLDWVLEVPFEKTAKHKMSIEGVTAQLNKDHHSLKKPKARIEEYFALKQLLELRGTSGKKSKEDGKNGGAILCFYGPPGVGKTSLANSIATALKRKLIRIALGGLEDVNELRGHRRTYIGAMPGRIVQGLIEANQMNPVIVLDEIDKISSSYKGDPTAVLLEILDPEQNSSFRDYYLNFNIDLSKIIFIATANDVSLIPAPLRDRMEFIELSSYTPQEKFQIAKDYLIPQELQRHGLKSADVAINPAALSEIIEEYTRESGVRNLRRQIAAIFRKVAVKILKDKEFKKIVVTTKNLSEFLNKKVFEIDEVEKCDQIGIVNGLAWTAVGGDVLKIEAVKIKGKGAMTITGQLGDVMKESAQIAFSVVKVLIDEGKLQAGQDADRGAAKASRGGKNSALRANSGASKSPAAAQNLGAEGNSESSEQIYNKFDLHIHVPEGATPKDGPSAGITMSTAIASILSERKVRADLAMTGEITLSGKVLPIGGLKEKLIAAHKAKIAEVLIPRKNYERDLAEIPDEVKNDLKITPVERIEEVLKLALV